From one Rubrobacter xylanophilus genomic stretch:
- a CDS encoding (2Fe-2S) ferredoxin domain-containing protein → MPGLRQIFVCATPGEGRCGEKGGAHLLKLFREEVSRRGLPPSSVVRNGCARRHHEGPVVFVFPDDVWYTRVRPEDVPRIVERHLVRDGARERAGRISSL, encoded by the coding sequence ATGCCCGGTCTGCGGCAGATATTCGTCTGTGCCACCCCCGGGGAGGGGCGCTGCGGGGAGAAGGGCGGGGCGCATCTTCTGAAGCTGTTCCGGGAGGAGGTGTCCCGGCGCGGGCTGCCGCCTTCCTCGGTGGTGCGCAACGGCTGCGCCCGGCGACACCACGAGGGGCCGGTGGTCTTCGTGTTCCCGGATGACGTGTGGTACACGCGGGTGAGGCCGGAGGACGTGCCCCGGATCGTCGAGCGGCACCTGGTGCGCGACGGGGCCCGGGAGCGGGCCGGGAGGATCTCTTCTCTCTAG